The Xenopus laevis strain J_2021 chromosome 5L, Xenopus_laevis_v10.1, whole genome shotgun sequence genome has a segment encoding these proteins:
- the ogfrl1.L gene encoding opioid growth factor receptor-like protein 1 isoform X3, with product MTEEQELAAEEVGARCDVCFEGGGDSSIAEQNIKPKRSFYAARDLYKYRHQYPQNFKDPRSPNDLCNLRFYMNKIPFKPDGVNIEEILNKWKGDYEKLEHNHTYIQWLFPLREQGLNFYAKELTSYEIEEFKKTKEAMKRFLLAYKMMLDFFGIKLIDKNGNVSRAPNWQERFQHLNESQHNYLRITRILKSLGELGYENFKPPLVKLFLQESIVANIIPSMRQSALEYFVYTIKDRRQRRKLLRFACFHYKPPEHFIWGPPNKEKADENKAVKKTATPSSQKKQPHVEKKSRNTKSIKAPESPAVQQVEEKGTETMQTEEINMQATAEVISEIEVCDDGTVTPENNSSKTEETDTCHDEPVTSGDSCSKTEETDSGNGETRSLDTEHDLKRPDTNSETCCKDNIIIVESTEKESKDCLCSLSPVTSNSDVTELGEEGKETLDLLQNNLAK from the exons GGTGACAGCAGCATTGCAGAACAAAACATCAAACCAAAGAGAAGCTTTTATGCAGCGAGGGATTTATACAAGTATCGACACCAATATCCA CAGAATTTTAAGGATCCTCGCTCTCCAAATGACCTGTGCAATCTGAGATTTTACATGAATAAGATCCCTTTCAAACCGGATG GTGTTAATATTGAAGAGATTTTAAATAAATGGAAAGGTGACTATGAAAAGCTGGAACATAATCACACCTACATACAATG GCTTTTTCCTTTAAGAGAGCAAGGCTTGAATTTCTATGCTAAAGAGCTGACTTCGTATGAAATTGAG gagttCAAAAAAACAAAGGAAGCAATGAAAAGATTCCTTTTGGCGTACAAGATGATGCTGGATTTTTTTGGGATCAAATTGATTGATAAAAATGGAAACGTTTCACGGGCTCCAAACTGGCAAGAAAGGTTTCAGCACTTGAATGA ATCACAGCACAATTATTTAAGAATTACCCGGATTTTGAAAAGTCTCGGAGAGCTTGGCTATGAAAACTTTAAGCCACCACTAGTAAAGCTTTTTCTTCAGGAGTCTATTGTTGCCAACATAATTCCAAGTATgaggcaaagtgcactggagtatTTTGTATACACCATTAAAGACAGAAGGCAAAGGAGAAAACTTTTACGATTTGCCTGCTTTCATTATAAGCCGCCTGAACACTTTATTTGGGGGCCACCCAATAAAGAGAAGGCAGACGAAAACAAAGCAGTTAAAAAGACAGCAACACCAAGCTCCCAGAAAAAACAGCCTCATGTAGAAAAGAAATCAAGGAACACCAAAAGCATCAAAGCCCCGGAGAGCCCAGCAGTTCAGCAGGTCGAAGAAAAGGGAACAGAAACCATGCAAACTGAAGAAATCAACATGCAGGCAACAGCTGAAGTTATTTCTGAAATAGAAGTTTGTGATGATGGAACAGTTACACCTGAGAACAATAGCTCTAAAACAGAGGAAACAGACACTTGCCATGATGAACCAGTTACATCTGGGGACAGTTGCTCTAAAACAGAGGAAACAGACTCTGGCAATGGTGAAACCAGGTCTCTGGACACAGAACATGATTTAAAAAGACCTGACACTAATAGTGAAACATGCTGTAAAGACAATATTATAATAGTAGAGTCTACTGAGAAAGAAAGCAAAGACTGTTTATGCAGCCTGTCACCTGTTACATCAAACAGTGACGTGACTGAACTTggagaagaaggaaaagaaacGTTGGACCTTTTACAAAACAATTTAGCCAAATAA